In Brachypodium distachyon strain Bd21 chromosome 2, Brachypodium_distachyon_v3.0, whole genome shotgun sequence, one genomic interval encodes:
- the LOC100825501 gene encoding carboxymethylenebutenolidase homolog isoform X2, which translates to MWLRRRPARGPLARSPLDRSAAFVAHPRSRSRRLREPRCSQAEMASSGTTVDDDEACELVRGTDLVIGQGDDESVRAYLLEAVKNNNGTCVLLLSDIFGFEDSATRDFAYRVACHGYNVLVPDLFRGDPWKKSLPMDGLEAWLGTQAPERVAGDIETCRKWLVEEFLAAAESKKLGVVGFCYGGGRLVETLARDADSCFFSAGVCFYGSRMDASLGPRIAAPVLFVCGDGDPLCPVETVRELERGAGCRAVVYAGRGHGFAHRPESLEDDADAEDAFARMKAWLHEHLLAAA; encoded by the exons ATGTGGTTGCGCCGGCGCCCAGCACGCGGTCCACTCGCTCGCTCTCCTCT AGATCGTTCCGCGGCGTTCGTCGCCCATCCTCGGAGTCGGAGCCGCCGGCTCCGCGAGCCGCGCTGCAGCCAGGCCGAAATGGCGAGTAGTGGCACcaccgtggacgacgacgaggcctGCGAGCTGGTGAGAGGCACGGACCTGGTGATCGGGCAGGGCGATGACGAGAGCGTCCGCGCCTACCTCCTGGAGGCCGTCAAGAACAACAACGGCACCTgcgtgctcctcctctccgaCATCTTCGGCTTCGAGGACTCCGCCACCCGCGACTTCGCCTACCGCGTCGCCTGCCACGGCTACAA TGTTCTGGTGCCGGACTTGTTCCGGGGGGACCCGTGGAAGAAGAGCCTGCCGATGGACGGGCTGGAAGCGTGGCTGGGCACGCAGGCGCCGGAGAGAGTGGCCGGGGACATCGAGACGTGCAGGAAGTGGCTGGTGGAGGAgttcctggcggcggcggagtccAAGAAGCTGGGCGTCGTCGGGTTCTGCTACGGGGGCGGGCGGCTCGTGGAGACGCTGGCGCGGGACGCTGACTCATGCTTCTTCAGCGCGGGCGTCTGCTTCTACGGGTCCCGGATGGACGCGTCGCTGGGGCCGCGGATCGCGGCGCCCGTGCTGTTCGTGTGCGGGGACGGCGACCCGCTGTGCCCCGTGGAGACGGTGCGGGAGCTGGAGAGGGGCGCGGGCTGCAGGGCTGTTGTGTATGCCGGCAGGGGCCACGGGTTCGCGCACCGGCCCGAATCGCTGGAggacgacgccgacgccgaggacgcgTTCGCCAGGATGAAGGCATGGCTGCATGAGCACCTGCTTGCTGCAGCCTGA
- the LOC100843261 gene encoding FT-interacting protein 1 — MKGAMQPRPFMMHGPMPPPPQQFGLVETRPPLAAMLRPRFNIPGLNPSAAAASAAGKISSTYDLVEPMRFLYVHVVKARDLPAVSPTGSIDPFVEVKLGNFKGHTSVHGANHNPSWQQVFAFSATHLQSHLLEVSIKAKDLAGGDDLIGRMAFDLSEVPVRVPPDSPLAPQWYRLEGKRGEKLPRGEIMLSVWLGTQADEAFPEAWHSDAHGAAGPAAVLSTRAKVYFSPKLVYLRVAAIGAQDLMPHDTSRPMSASVKLQLAGQVRRTRPGGPPGTPNPMWNEEFMFVASEPFDEPLVVTVEDRVAPGRDEPLGRIILPLNAAMPRHDHFGKPVEPRWYSLGRPSDDGEKKEGKFASKIQLRMSLDFGYHVLDESTYYSSDLQPSSKHTRKPSIGILEVGVLGARNLIPMKAKDGRTTDAYCVAKYGPKWVRTRTILNTLNPQWNEQYTWEVFDPCTVITVVVFDNSQIGSKSADARDESIGKVRIRLSTLETDRVYTHFYPLLALKPSGLKKTGELHLAVRFTCTAWVNMMAMYGRPLLPKMHYTQPISVMQLDYLRHQAMQIVSARLSRAEPPLRREVVEYTLDVGSHMFSLRRSKANFYRITSLFCCFAAMAKWYDGIRSWRNPITTMLVHMLFLILICYPELILPTIFLYMFMIGLWNYRYRSRHPPHMDTKLSQAEFTHPDELDEEFDTFPTNRSADIVRLRYDRLRSVGGRVQTVVGDLATQGERAHALLSWRDPRATAIFIFLSLVVAIVLYVTPFQVLLVITMLYLLRHPRFRSRMPSVPFNFYRRLPAKSDLLL; from the coding sequence ATGAAGGGAGCAATGCAGCCGCGGCCGTTCATGATGCACGGCCCgatgcctccgccgccgcagcagttTGGCCTCGTGGAGACGCGCCCGCCGCTGGCCGCCATGCTGCGGCCCCGCTTCAACATCCCGGGGCTGAAcccttccgccgccgcggcgtccgcggcgggCAAGATCTCTTCGACCTACGACCTCGTGGAGCCGATGAGGTTCCTCTACGTCCACGTGGTCAAGGCGCGGGACCTCCCCGCCGTCTCCCCCACCGGCTCCATCGACCCCTTCGTCGAGGTCAAGCTCGGCAACTTCAAGGGCCACACATCCGTCCACGGCGCCAACCACAACCCGTCCTGGCAGCAGGTGTTCGCCTTCTCGGCCACGCACCTCCAATCGCATCTGCTCGAGGTGTCCATCAAGGCCAAAGATCTCGCCGGCGGAGACGACCTCATCGGCCGCATGGCGTTCGACCTGTCCGAGGTGCCGGTCCGCGTGCCGCCTGACTCCCCGTTAGCCCCCCAATGGTACAGGCTCGAGGGGAAACGGGGTGAGAAGCTTCCCCGCGGCGAGATCATGCTCTCCGTGTGGCTCGGGACCCAAGCCGACGAGGCGTTCCCAGAGGCCTGGCATTCCGACGCCCATGGGGCGGCTGGCCCGGCGGCCGTCTTGTCCACTCGCGCCAAGGTATACTTCTCGCCCAAGCTCGTGTACCTccgcgtcgccgccatcgGGGCGCAGGACCTCATGCCCCACGACACGTCCCGCCCCATGAGCGCCTCCGTCAAGCTGCAGCTCGCCGGGCAGGTGCGTCGCACGCGTCCTGGGGGCCCGCCGGGGACGCCCAACCCAATGTGGAACGAAGAGTTCATGTTCGTCGCCTCCGAGCCCTTCGACGAGCCCCTGGTCGTCACCGTGGAAGACCGTGTCGCGCCCGGCCGCGACGAGCCGCTCGGGCGCATTATACTGCCCCTCAACGCCGCAATGCCACGCCATGACCACTTCGGCAAGCCTGTGGAGCCGCGCTGGTACAGCCTTGGGCGTCCCAGTGACGATGgtgagaagaaggaaggcAAGTTCGCGAGCAAGATACAGCTTCGGATGTCACTGGACTTTGGATACCATGTTCTCGACGAGTCCACTTACTACAGCAGCGATCTCCAGCCATCGTCAAAGCACACGCGGAAGCCAAGCATTGGGATCCTTGAGGTGGGAGTTTTAGGTGCACGCAACTTGATACCGATGAAAGCCAAGGATGGGCGCACCACCGACGCTTACTGTGTTGCCAAATATGGACCGAAATGGGTGCGCACAAGAACAATCCTTAACACACTGAATCCGCAGTGGAATGAGCAGTATACTTGGGAGGTGTTTGATCCATGCACTGTGATCACAGTGGTAGTGTTTGACAATAGCCAGATTGGGAGCAAGAGTGCTGATGCCCGGGATGAGAGTATTGGCAAGGTCAGGATCCGTCTCTCGACACTGGAGACTGACCGGGTGTACACCCATTTCTACCCTTTGCTGGCTCTTAAGCCAAGTGGCCTCAAGAAGACCGGTGAGTTGCATTTGGCTGTGCGGTTTACATGCACGGCATGGGTGAACATGATGGCGATGTATGGCCGTCCCCTGCTGCCAAAGATGCACTACACACAACCAATATCAGTGATGCAGTTGGACTACCTGAGGCATCAGGCGATGCAAATTGTTTCAGCGAGGCTTAGTCGTGCTGAGCCTCCACTGCGCAGGGAGGTGGTGGAGTACACGCTCGACGTGGGATCCCACATGTTTAGTCTCCGGCGCAGCAAGGCCAACTTTTATCGGATCACCTCTCTGTTCTGTTGTTTTGCGGCAATGGCCAAGTGGTATGATGGCATCAGGAGCTGGCGAAACCCGATTACAACTATGCTGGTGCACATGTTGTTCCTCATACTGATCTGCTACCCGGAGCTCATCCTGCCTACCATCTTCCTCTACATGTTCATGATCGGACTGTGGAACTATCGTTATAGGTCAAGGCATCCACCGCACATGGACACTAAGCTATCACAAGCTGAGTTTACACACCCTGATGAGCTTGATGAGGAGTTCGACACATTCCCAACCAACAGATCAGCTGACATTGTAAGATTGCGCTATGACAGGCTGAGGAGTGTTGGAGGTCGTGTCCAAACAGTGGTTGGGGACCTGGCGACACAAGGTGAGAGAGCTCATGCATTGCTGAGCTGGAGAGACCCTCGGGCCACTGCCATCTTCATATTCTTATCCCTAGTTGTAGCCATTGTGCTGTATGTGACGCCATTCCAGGTTTTGCTGGTCATTACCATGCTTTACTTGTTGCGCCATCCCCGGTTCCGCAGCAGGATGCCATCTGTCCCATTCAACTTCTACAGAAGATTGCCTGCCAAGTCTGATTTGCTCCTTTGA
- the LOC100825501 gene encoding carboxymethylenebutenolidase homolog isoform X1 has product MAAVAAAGAVCPSIPCSSGGAACCSLHVVAPAPSTRSTRSLSSPPCRDRSAAFVAHPRSRSRRLREPRCSQAEMASSGTTVDDDEACELVRGTDLVIGQGDDESVRAYLLEAVKNNNGTCVLLLSDIFGFEDSATRDFAYRVACHGYNVLVPDLFRGDPWKKSLPMDGLEAWLGTQAPERVAGDIETCRKWLVEEFLAAAESKKLGVVGFCYGGGRLVETLARDADSCFFSAGVCFYGSRMDASLGPRIAAPVLFVCGDGDPLCPVETVRELERGAGCRAVVYAGRGHGFAHRPESLEDDADAEDAFARMKAWLHEHLLAAA; this is encoded by the exons aTGGCGGCcgtcgcggccgccggcgcagtGTGCCCGTCGATCCCCTGCTCGTCGGGCGGCGCTGCCTGCTGCTCGCTTCATGTGGTTGCGCCGGCGCCCAGCACGCGGTCCACTCGCTCGCTCTCCTCT CCTCCGTGCAGAGATCGTTCCGCGGCGTTCGTCGCCCATCCTCGGAGTCGGAGCCGCCGGCTCCGCGAGCCGCGCTGCAGCCAGGCCGAAATGGCGAGTAGTGGCACcaccgtggacgacgacgaggcctGCGAGCTGGTGAGAGGCACGGACCTGGTGATCGGGCAGGGCGATGACGAGAGCGTCCGCGCCTACCTCCTGGAGGCCGTCAAGAACAACAACGGCACCTgcgtgctcctcctctccgaCATCTTCGGCTTCGAGGACTCCGCCACCCGCGACTTCGCCTACCGCGTCGCCTGCCACGGCTACAA TGTTCTGGTGCCGGACTTGTTCCGGGGGGACCCGTGGAAGAAGAGCCTGCCGATGGACGGGCTGGAAGCGTGGCTGGGCACGCAGGCGCCGGAGAGAGTGGCCGGGGACATCGAGACGTGCAGGAAGTGGCTGGTGGAGGAgttcctggcggcggcggagtccAAGAAGCTGGGCGTCGTCGGGTTCTGCTACGGGGGCGGGCGGCTCGTGGAGACGCTGGCGCGGGACGCTGACTCATGCTTCTTCAGCGCGGGCGTCTGCTTCTACGGGTCCCGGATGGACGCGTCGCTGGGGCCGCGGATCGCGGCGCCCGTGCTGTTCGTGTGCGGGGACGGCGACCCGCTGTGCCCCGTGGAGACGGTGCGGGAGCTGGAGAGGGGCGCGGGCTGCAGGGCTGTTGTGTATGCCGGCAGGGGCCACGGGTTCGCGCACCGGCCCGAATCGCTGGAggacgacgccgacgccgaggacgcgTTCGCCAGGATGAAGGCATGGCTGCATGAGCACCTGCTTGCTGCAGCCTGA